One Penaeus monodon isolate SGIC_2016 chromosome 34, NSTDA_Pmon_1, whole genome shotgun sequence DNA segment encodes these proteins:
- the LOC119594817 gene encoding LOW QUALITY PROTEIN: BUD13 homolog (The sequence of the model RefSeq protein was modified relative to this genomic sequence to represent the inferred CDS: inserted 2 bases in 2 codons), whose amino-acid sequence MRIIEDNLGLDNVPFGYTEEDDNPTIAEVTYEDDKIKHMEEFEKNKKWKKLVTDQERENQERKREGDDISPARRLRHDSQSPSPERFNPDIGRKHDSHESPLRRRHDSGDSPPRRRHDSGESPPRRKRHDSDASPPRKVGDPDASPPRRTRHDSDTSPPRRTRHDSDESPLRRTRHDSDASPPRRMRHDSDASPPRRTRHDSDASPPRRKKQDSDATPPRKKNIDALPSHRKRHDSDASPQGADSDTSPPRKRPNVPVSTSPLRRKRNEFDSSPVSRKRNDSDASPPRRKRNDSDSSPPRRRGNDSDSSPPRKRGAPQNSFPPPGASKEERLERKMTTQEYLRARKFGKLKKDTPEDLARKEREAVLQKKAEAQHQQWKHGVKQVEAYQQKLEDDQHEMGKAFARMADDVDMNTKLKQVTREEDPMLEYMMKKQMKETKQPLKPLYKGPFPPNRXNIRPGYRWDGXDRPVGFENQWFRGKQQESSGKRGAYKWSGS is encoded by the exons ATGAGGATCATTGAAGATAATTTAGGCTTAGACAATGTTCCCTTTGGCTACACTGAAGAGGATGATAACCCTACAATTGCAGAAGTGACATATGAAGATGATAAGATAAAGCACATGGAGGaatttgagaaaaataaaaagtggaaGAAGTTAGTTacagaccaagagagagaaaaccaggaacgcaagagagaaggggatgacaTCTCCCCTGCACGAAGGCTGAGGCATGATTCACAGTCACCTTCACCTGAGAGGTTTAATCCAGATATTGGAAGGAAGCATGATTCTCATGAATCACCACTGAGAAGAAGACATGATTCAGGTGACTCACCACCAAGAAGAAGACATGATTCAGGTGAGTCTCCCCCAAGGAGAAAGAGACATGATTCAGATGCCTCCCCCCCAAGAAAAGTTGGAGATCCAGATGCTTCACCTCCAAGGAGAACAAGACATGATTCAGATACATCCCCTCCTAGGAGAACGAGGCATGATTCAGATGAATCCCCACTTAGGAGAACGAGGCATGATTCAGACGCATCCCCACCTAGGAGAATGAGGCATGATTCAGACGCATCCCCACCTAGGAGAACGAGGCATGATTCGGATGCATCTCCTCCTAGGAGAAAGAAGCAAGATTCAGATGCCActccccctagaaaaaaaaatattgatgcctTGCCTTCACATAGAAAAAGGCATGACTCAGATGCATCTCCTCAGGGAGCTGATTCTGACACATCACCTCCTAGGAAAAGACCAAATGTTCCTGTTTCAACATCACCactaagaagaaagaggaatgaattTGACTCATCACCAGTCAGTAGAAAGAGAAATGATTCAGATGCTTCACcaccaaggagaaagagaaatgattcTGATTCATCGCCTCCTCGACGAAGGGGGAATGACTCTGACTCTTCCCCACCAAGAAAGAGAGGGGCACCTCAAAACAGCTTCCCACCTCCGGGTGCTTCCAAGGAGGAGCGCCTTGAGCGCAAGATGACCACCCAGGAATACCTGCGGGCCAGGAAATTTGGGAAGCTGAAAAAGGATACCCCAGAGGACCTGGCCCGGAAAGAGCGTGAGGCAGTTCTTCAGAAGAAGGCTGAGGCACAGCACCAGCAGTGGAAACATGGTGTCAAGCAGGTGGAGGCCTACCAACAGAAGTTGGAAGATGACCAGCATGAGATGGGTAAGGCCTTTGCGCGAATGGCTGATGATGTGGACATGAACACAAAGCTCAAGCAGGTCACACGCGAGGAGGACCCTATGCTGGAATACATGATGAAGAAGCAGATGAAAGAGACCAAACAGCCCCTGAAGCCTTTGTATAAAGGTCCCTTCCCTCCAAATA TTAACATCAGACCGGGATACAGATGGGATG GTGACCGTCCAGTGGGCTTCGAAAATCAGTGGTTTAGAGGCAAACAACAGGAGAGCAGTGGGAAGAGGGGTGCCTATAAATGGAGTGGGTCCTGA